A genomic region of Glycine max cultivar Williams 82 chromosome 15, Glycine_max_v4.0, whole genome shotgun sequence contains the following coding sequences:
- the LOC100806036 gene encoding uncharacterized protein isoform X1, with product MSPSSEHHGGNHRFPGEEINGFGNGQAEMSAPSTASSSAVRCIVDSIPSKEREKLRRILVASAKGFSIGAGLKGGLALFAILARLTRKKPPRKGIVVSNGEAIVAALKETLRYGLFLGTFAGTFVSTDEVIGALAGHRRTAKWRALVAGAVAGLSMLLTGLEDQHTSLAIYILMRAAVLASRCGIKSKRFGKICKPLTWKHGDIFLMCLSSSQILSAYILKQDSLPASYKSFLNKHGGKDLVILQGVKDIASGKPFTNLGAIEKYYKTMGVNVKLDPNMKVPCSIVHGNQSCSGHILSFLVQAYQRALPVYLPVYLIPALIVHRKGLLKSGTYAGFVMKRASLEAWTINYSMPYTILAKGLFGTARSSLFLSVYCASAWMWTCFLFRILKRCNIPMVAMGTFPTGLALAIEKKSRRIEISLYCLARAIESFFTCIADAGYLPQSRRIKRADVVVFSLSTAIIMHCYAEEREVFRSKYLNVLDWVFGVPPPPCETPRCKDG from the exons ATGTCCCCGTCCTCCGAACACCACGGCGGAAACCATCGCTTTCCCGGGGAAGAAATCAACGGCTTCGGCAATGGCCAAGCGGAAATGTCCGCTCCTTCCACGGCCTCCTCGTCGGCGGTGCGCTGCATCGTCGACTCAATTCCGTCGAAGGAGCGGGAGAAGCTCCGGAGAATCCTCGTCGCCTCGGCGAAGGGTTTCTCAATCGGAGCCGGCCTCAAGGGAGGCCTCGCTCTCTTCGCGATCTTGGCGCGATTGACGCGCAAAAAGCCGCCaag GAAGGGAATTGTGGTTTCGAACGGCGAAGCGATTGTGGCGGCTCTGAAGGAAACGCTGAGATACGGTTTGTTTCTCGGAACCTTCGCCGGAACGTTCGTGTCCACCGACGAGGTTATCGGTGCTCTCGCAGGTCATCGCAG GACAGCAAAGTGGAGGGCTCTGGTTGCCGGGGCGGTTGCAGGGTTGTCCATGCTTCTAACGGGGTTAGAAGATCAGCATACGAGTTTGGCCATTTACATTCTCATGCGTGCAGCTGTTTTGGCGTCTCGTTGTGGGATTAAGAGCAAACGATTTGGGAAAATCTGCAAGCCTCTCACGTGGAAGCATGGTGACATTTTCCTCATGTGTCTATCCTCCTCACAAATATT GTCTGCTTATATATTAAAGCAAGACAGTTTGCCAGCTTCATATAAATCCTTTCTCAATAAACATGGTGGAAAGGATCTAGTTATCTTACAAGGTGTAAAAGATATAGCTAGTGGCAAGCCTTTCACTAATTTGGGTGCAATAGAGAAATACTACAAGACCATGGGTGTCAATGTGAAATTAGACCCAAATATGAAAGTCCCATGCTCG ATTGTACATGGGAATCAATCATGCAGCGGACACATCCTTTCGTTTCTCGTTCAAGCTTACCAAAGAGCACTACCTGTTTATCTTCCAGTTTACCTAATACCTGCACTTATAGTTCATAGAAAAGGACTTTTAAAAAG TGGCACATATGCTGGTTTTGTCATGAAAAGGGCTTCCTTGGAGGCTTGGACAATTAATTATTCCAT GCCTTACACAATATTAGCCAAGGGTCTTTTTGGCACTGCAAGATCAAGCTTGTTTCTGTCTGTGTATTGTGCTTCTGCCTG GATGTGGACGTGCTTTCTTTTCAGGATTTTGAAAAGATGTAACATTCCAATGGTGGCCATGGGAACG TTCCCAACTGGCCTTGCATTGGCCATTGAGAAGAAAAGCAGGCGAATAGAAATATCATTATACTGCCTTGCCCGGGCTATCGAGAGTTTCTTCACATGCATAGCGGATGCAGGATATCTGCCACAATCAAGAAGGATCAAGAGAGCTGATGTTGTGGTTTTCAGCTTGTCAACAGCCATCATAATGCATTGTTATGCAGAGGAGAGGGAAGTGTTTAGATCCAAATACTTAAATGTCCTTGATTGGGTATTTGGTGTACCTCCTCCTCCTTGTGAAACCCCACGATGCAAAGATGGGTAG
- the LOC100806036 gene encoding uncharacterized protein isoform X2 — translation MSPSSEHHGGNHRFPGEEINGFGNGQAEMSAPSTASSSAVRCIVDSIPSKEREKLRRILVASAKGFSIGAGLKGGLALFAILARLTRKKPPRKGIVVSNGEAIVAALKETLRYGLFLGTFAGTFVSTDEVIGALAGHRRTAKWRALVAGAVAGLSMLLTGLEDQHTSLAIYILMRAAVLASRCGIKSKRFGKICKPLTWKHGDIFLMCLSSSQILSAYILKQDSLPASYKSFLNKHGGKDLVILQGVKDIASGKPFTNLGAIEKYYKTMGVNVKLDPNMKVPCSIVHGNQSCSGHILSFLVQAYQRALPVYLPVYLIPALIVHRKGLLKRPYTILAKGLFGTARSSLFLSVYCASAWMWTCFLFRILKRCNIPMVAMGTFPTGLALAIEKKSRRIEISLYCLARAIESFFTCIADAGYLPQSRRIKRADVVVFSLSTAIIMHCYAEEREVFRSKYLNVLDWVFGVPPPPCETPRCKDG, via the exons ATGTCCCCGTCCTCCGAACACCACGGCGGAAACCATCGCTTTCCCGGGGAAGAAATCAACGGCTTCGGCAATGGCCAAGCGGAAATGTCCGCTCCTTCCACGGCCTCCTCGTCGGCGGTGCGCTGCATCGTCGACTCAATTCCGTCGAAGGAGCGGGAGAAGCTCCGGAGAATCCTCGTCGCCTCGGCGAAGGGTTTCTCAATCGGAGCCGGCCTCAAGGGAGGCCTCGCTCTCTTCGCGATCTTGGCGCGATTGACGCGCAAAAAGCCGCCaag GAAGGGAATTGTGGTTTCGAACGGCGAAGCGATTGTGGCGGCTCTGAAGGAAACGCTGAGATACGGTTTGTTTCTCGGAACCTTCGCCGGAACGTTCGTGTCCACCGACGAGGTTATCGGTGCTCTCGCAGGTCATCGCAG GACAGCAAAGTGGAGGGCTCTGGTTGCCGGGGCGGTTGCAGGGTTGTCCATGCTTCTAACGGGGTTAGAAGATCAGCATACGAGTTTGGCCATTTACATTCTCATGCGTGCAGCTGTTTTGGCGTCTCGTTGTGGGATTAAGAGCAAACGATTTGGGAAAATCTGCAAGCCTCTCACGTGGAAGCATGGTGACATTTTCCTCATGTGTCTATCCTCCTCACAAATATT GTCTGCTTATATATTAAAGCAAGACAGTTTGCCAGCTTCATATAAATCCTTTCTCAATAAACATGGTGGAAAGGATCTAGTTATCTTACAAGGTGTAAAAGATATAGCTAGTGGCAAGCCTTTCACTAATTTGGGTGCAATAGAGAAATACTACAAGACCATGGGTGTCAATGTGAAATTAGACCCAAATATGAAAGTCCCATGCTCG ATTGTACATGGGAATCAATCATGCAGCGGACACATCCTTTCGTTTCTCGTTCAAGCTTACCAAAGAGCACTACCTGTTTATCTTCCAGTTTACCTAATACCTGCACTTATAGTTCATAGAAAAGGACTTTTAAAAAG GCCTTACACAATATTAGCCAAGGGTCTTTTTGGCACTGCAAGATCAAGCTTGTTTCTGTCTGTGTATTGTGCTTCTGCCTG GATGTGGACGTGCTTTCTTTTCAGGATTTTGAAAAGATGTAACATTCCAATGGTGGCCATGGGAACG TTCCCAACTGGCCTTGCATTGGCCATTGAGAAGAAAAGCAGGCGAATAGAAATATCATTATACTGCCTTGCCCGGGCTATCGAGAGTTTCTTCACATGCATAGCGGATGCAGGATATCTGCCACAATCAAGAAGGATCAAGAGAGCTGATGTTGTGGTTTTCAGCTTGTCAACAGCCATCATAATGCATTGTTATGCAGAGGAGAGGGAAGTGTTTAGATCCAAATACTTAAATGTCCTTGATTGGGTATTTGGTGTACCTCCTCCTCCTTGTGAAACCCCACGATGCAAAGATGGGTAG